The DNA window CCCGCCGCCCGTTACGCTCGATGCGTGGACCCGAAGACCAGAAACCGCATCATGACCGCCGCGCTCGCCGCGATGCTCGTCGTCGTCGCCGTGGTGGCGGCGGTGAAGTGACGCCGTAGGCCGGGCGCGGAGGCTTACGGCGAAGCCTTCCGGCGGAGGTCTTCAGGGGGTCGCGCCGGTGGTGGTCGCCGCCCGCGCAGTGTGGGGCTGCGGATGCGTACGGAGGTCTTCTCTCAGGGCCAGGCCGACGCCACGACCGTGCGTCGACTGTGCGTCCGCCCGGCCCCGTGAGTCCAGGACACGTACCGACACCAACGGTCCTGCACGGTCTTACCAGGCGAACGCCTCCGGCGACGGGCCCGGGCCCGGGAAGATCTCGTCCAGCTGGGCGAGCAGCTCACCGGACAGCTCCAGCTCGGCCGCGCGCAGGGCGGACGCGAGCTGGTCGGCCGTGCGCGGGCCGACGATCGGGCCGGTCACGCCCGGCCGGGTGAGCAGCCAGGCGAGGGCCACTTCGCCGGGTGCCAGACCGTGCTTGTCGAGCAGGTTCTCGTAGGCCTGCACCTGCTCGCGGACCTTGGTATTGGCGAGCGCGTCGGCGGAGCGGCCGGACGCGGCGCGGGCGCTGCCGCCCTCCCGCTCCTTGCGGATGACGCCGCCGAGCAGCCCGCCGTGCAGCGGCGACCAGGGGATCACCCCGAGCCCGTACGCCTGCGCGGCCGGGACGACCTCCATCTCGGCGCGCCGCTCGGCGAGGTTGTACAGGCACTGCTCGCTGACCAGCCCGAGCGAGCCGCGGCGCCGCGCGGTCTCGTTGGCCTGGGCGATGTGCCAGCCGGCGTGGTTGGAGGAGCCCGCGTAGACGATCTTGCCCTGCTGGACGAGGACGTCGACCGCCTGCCAGATCTCCTCCCACGGCGTGGCCCGGTCGACGTGGTGGAACTGGTAGAGGTCGATGTGGTCCGTCTGCAGCCTCCGGAGGCTGCCCTCGACGGCGCGGCGGATGTTGACGGCGGACAGGCGGTCGTGGTTCGGCCAGTCGGCGCCGTCCGCGCCCATGTTGCCGAACACCTTGGTGCCGATGACGACCTTCTCGCGGCGGCCGCCGCCCTTGGCGAACCAGGTGCCGATGATCTCCTCGGTGCGGCCCTTGTCGTCGCCCCAGCCGTAGACGTTGGCGGTGTCGAAGAAGTTGACGCCCGCGTCGAGCGCGGCGTCCATGATGGCGTGGCTGTCGGCCTCGTCCGTCTGGGGACCGAAGTTCATCGTCCCGAGGACGAGCCGGCTGACCTTGAGTCCCGTGCGTCCGAGCTGCGTGTACTCCATAGCGGACCAGCCAACGCCCTGGAGTGCACTCCAATCAAGAGGGCGGGCGTCGGACGGCGTGTCCCGTCCGGCGGCGCGCGTCAGGCGGTCGCGTGAGGAGGTCGTGTGAGGAGGGTGCGTGAGGAGGTTGCGTCAGGGCGGTACGGAGGCGCCGGGCGTCAGTCGTGCGCCGGGTGGTACGGCGCGCCCACGCCCCAGGCCTGGTGCATCGCGTCGGCGAAGGCGGCTGCCAGCAGGTGTTCGCCGGCCGCGTTGGGGTGCGTGCCGTCGTAGGTGTCGCGGTCGATGTCCCAGCCCTCCGGGCGGGAGGCGAGGAGCAGCGGCGAGCCCGGCGTGTCGAGTTCGGCGACGGCCTTGCCGAGCAGTTCGTTGAAGCGCTCGCACTCGTCGGCGAACGCCGGGTCGGCCAGGGCGCGGACGTTGCGGATGACGGGCAGCAGCACCGCCCGGATCCGCGGGTTGGCCTCCCGCGCCTCGGCGACGAAGCGGTGCACGTTCTCGGCCGTCTGCCCGGCGTCGGTGTAGAACCCCAGGTCGATGAGGCCGAGCGAGACGAGGAGGGTGTCGGCGCGGCCGGCCCGTACGGCGTCGCCTATGAGCGGGGCCATGTGCAGCCAGCCCTCGCCCCAGCCGGCGAGGTGCGCGCGGGAGCGCTCGGGGAAGCCGGGTGCGCCGTAGGCGTGGGAGACGGGCGCGTCGGCGGCCGGGTCGTACAGCTCGCGGCGCGGGCCGACGATCTTGTACGGGCCGCCGTGGGTCGCGTTGAGGTGCTGCCACATGCGGTAGCGCCATGTGTGGTCACCGGCGCTACCGATGGTCATCGAGTCGCCGACGAACATGATCCGCATGGGTACATCATCGCGGATCGTGGGGCGGCTGGGGTACATGAGGGGCGAGTGAGGGGCGAGCGAGGTCGCCGCGCCGTCCGAGCAGCACTTTTCTCCGGCAAATCAAAGTGAATTATTTTTTGCATAAAACAAAAAGCGGCAGTGCGGGCCGGAGGGCGGGAAGGCGGAATCCGCCCCGCCGAATTCGGGCGGAGCGGAAACCGTCAGGGTGTCACGTCACCGGCTCGCGCCGGGTCAGCGGTCCGTGTGGCCGTAGCTCACGACCCGGCCGTGGCCGGAGCAGTCGCCTCTGAAGATCCAGTAGCCCTTGCCCACCCAGGAACCGTACAGGTACGTGCCGTCGGAACACCGGGTCCACGACTGGGACTGGCCGTAGTCGACGCGACAGTTGGCCGTCCACACGGTCCCGTTGTTCCTGTAGCTGTCGCAGGACGAGACGTGCGGCGCCGGTGCTGCCGAAGCGGCCGAGGCCCCCACCAGGCTGGTGCCGGCTGCCATGATCGAACCCACGGCGGCGTAGGCCAGGCGGCGCTTGATGCGCTTCATTGACTTCCCTCCCTGGAACTGATTGCCGTTCGAACGAGAACCTAACGGGAGATCCAGCGAACGGCAGTGCGGTAATTCGCCAATGAGTTCCTATTGGTTGGTGCTTTTCGGCCGCCGGTCTGGCGAATATTCACCGTATTTGCAGCGGCGTCGGGGACGGGGCGCAGATCAGGGAGGCGCGCGGGAAAGCGGGGGTGTCGCGTTCCGGGCGGGTGGCGCGCGCCGGTCGCACCGGCGCCGCGGCGGGGCCGTTCGGTACCGCGCCCGCCGCGGCCGCGTCGGCGGCGCCCGACCCCGCGGCGCGCGGCCGGATGGCAGGCTTGGGGCCATGCGTCCACGCCCGATCCTCGCCGCCCTCGCCGCCGCCGCGCTCGCCGTGCTGCCCGCCGGCCCGGCCCTGGCCGACGGCGACGACGCCGCGCAGCAGGCCGCCGCCGGCCCCGCCGCCTTCACCATCGAGGACCCGCGGATCAAGGAGTCCAGCGGGCTGGCGGCCAGCCGCACCCACCCCGGCGTGTACTGGACGCACAACGACAGCGACGACGGCCCGTACATCTACGCCGTGGACAGCCGCACCGGTCGCACCGTCGCCACCGTCACCCTCTCCGGGGTCGAGCCCCGCGACGTCGAGGCCATCTCCCTCGGCCCGGACGGCTCCCTCTACGTGGGCGACATCGGGGACAACTTCGGCGGGCGCTGGAAGGAAGTGTGGATCTACCGCTTCGCCGAGCCGAAGACCCTCAAGGACACCACCGTCACCCCCACCCGCTACACCGTCCGCTACGAGGACGGCCCGCGCGACGCCGAGTCGCTGATGGTGCACCCGAAGACCGGGCGCGTGTACCTCGTCAGCAAGAAGCGCTCGGGCCCGGGCGCCCTGTACGCGGCTCCGGAGAAGCTCTCCGCGTCCGGCGTCAACGTCTTCCGGAAGACCGCGGACATCGACACGTGGGCCACGGACGGCGCCTTCTCCCCGGACGGCACCCGGCTTGTCGTCCGCAGCTACTTCGACGCGGTCGAGTACCGCTGGCTCGACGGCCGCCCCGAGGAGATCGGCCGCCCGAGCGTGCCGCTGCAGCGCCAGGGGGAGTCGGTCACCTTCGCCCCGGACGGCCGGACCCTGATGTACGGGACGGAGGGCAAGCGCAGTTCCGTGCAGCCGGTGGCCCTGCAGGGCGACCTCCTGCCGGACGCGGCGGCGAAGCAGCGGGACGACGCGAAGGGCGGCGGCGCCTCCCGAGGCGGCTCGGACGGCGGCGACGGCGACGACCGGACCCGCACCATCGCCCTCGGCGCGGGCACGCTCGCCGTGGCGGCGGTCCTCGTGCTGGGGGTACGGAGGCTGGTGCGGCGGCGGTAGGGCGCGGATCGACTCGGCGCCGCAGACGTACGCGTCGGGGCTGCCCGCACTGAGCGGGCAGCCCTCCTCGTCAGAGGCGTTCGATCACGTAGTCGACGCAGGCCGTCAGGGCCGCCACGTCGGCCGGGTCGATCGCCGGGAACATCGCGACGCGCAGCTGGTTGCGGCCCAGCTTGCGGTACGGCTCGGTGTCCACGATGCCGTTGGCGCGCAGGACCTTGGCGACGGCCGCCGCGTCCACGTTCTCGGAGAAGTCGATCGTGCCGATGACGGCCGACCGCTTGGCCGGGTCGGTCACGAACGGCGTCGCGTGCTCGGAGGCCTCGGCCCAGCCGTACAGGGTGCGGGCGGAGGTCGCGGTGCGGCGCACCGCCCAGTCCAGGCCCCCCTGGCCGTTGATCCACTTCAGCTGCTGGTCGAGCAGGAAGAGCGTGGAGAGGGCGGGGGTGTTGTACGTCTGGTTCTTCAGGGAGTTGTCGATCGCGGTCGGCAGGGAGAAGAACTCGGGGATGTGCCGCCCGGAGGCGTGCACGCGCGCCGCCCGCTCCAGGGCCGCGGGCGAGAAGACGGCGAGCCACAGGCCGCCCTCGGAGGCGAAGGACTTCTGCGGGGCGAAGTAGTAGACGTCGGTCTCGGCGATGTCGACGGGCAGGCCGCCGGCGCCGGACGTGGCGTCCACCAGTACGAGCGCGCCCTCGTCGGCGCCCTCGACGCGCTCGAGGGGCGCGGCGACGCCGGTGGAGGTCTCGTTGTGGGTGAAGGCGTAGGCGTCGACGCCCGCCTCCGCCTTCGGCTCCGGGTGCGTGCCGGGCTCGGAGGAGATGACGGTCGGCTCCTCCAGCCACGGCGCGAGCTTCGCGGCCTTGGCGAACTTGGAGGAGAACTCGCCGAAGGTGAGGTGCTGCGACCGGGTCTCGATGAGGCCGTGCGTCGCGACGTCCCAGAAGGCGGTGGAGCCGCCGTTGCCCAGGACCACTTCGTAGCCCTCGGGCAGGGAGAAGAGTTCGCGCACGCCGTCGCGCACCTGACCGACCAGGTTCTTGACCGGGGCCTGGCGGTGGGACGTGCCGAGCAGAGAGGTTCCGGTGGCAGCCAGCGCGGCGAGCGCTTCCGTACGCACCTTGGACGGGCCCGCGCCGAAGCGACCGTCGGCGGGCTTGATGTCAGCGGGAATCTGG is part of the Streptomyces roseifaciens genome and encodes:
- a CDS encoding aldo/keto reductase, coding for MEYTQLGRTGLKVSRLVLGTMNFGPQTDEADSHAIMDAALDAGVNFFDTANVYGWGDDKGRTEEIIGTWFAKGGGRREKVVIGTKVFGNMGADGADWPNHDRLSAVNIRRAVEGSLRRLQTDHIDLYQFHHVDRATPWEEIWQAVDVLVQQGKIVYAGSSNHAGWHIAQANETARRRGSLGLVSEQCLYNLAERRAEMEVVPAAQAYGLGVIPWSPLHGGLLGGVIRKEREGGSARAASGRSADALANTKVREQVQAYENLLDKHGLAPGEVALAWLLTRPGVTGPIVGPRTADQLASALRAAELELSGELLAQLDEIFPGPGPSPEAFAW
- a CDS encoding GDSL-type esterase/lipase family protein — translated: MRIMFVGDSMTIGSAGDHTWRYRMWQHLNATHGGPYKIVGPRRELYDPAADAPVSHAYGAPGFPERSRAHLAGWGEGWLHMAPLIGDAVRAGRADTLLVSLGLIDLGFYTDAGQTAENVHRFVAEAREANPRIRAVLLPVIRNVRALADPAFADECERFNELLGKAVAELDTPGSPLLLASRPEGWDIDRDTYDGTHPNAAGEHLLAAAFADAMHQAWGVGAPYHPAHD
- the serC gene encoding phosphoserine transaminase, with translation MADIQIPADIKPADGRFGAGPSKVRTEALAALAATGTSLLGTSHRQAPVKNLVGQVRDGVRELFSLPEGYEVVLGNGGSTAFWDVATHGLIETRSQHLTFGEFSSKFAKAAKLAPWLEEPTVISSEPGTHPEPKAEAGVDAYAFTHNETSTGVAAPLERVEGADEGALVLVDATSGAGGLPVDIAETDVYYFAPQKSFASEGGLWLAVFSPAALERAARVHASGRHIPEFFSLPTAIDNSLKNQTYNTPALSTLFLLDQQLKWINGQGGLDWAVRRTATSARTLYGWAEASEHATPFVTDPAKRSAVIGTIDFSENVDAAAVAKVLRANGIVDTEPYRKLGRNQLRVAMFPAIDPADVAALTACVDYVIERL